The Clupea harengus chromosome 6, Ch_v2.0.2, whole genome shotgun sequence genome contains a region encoding:
- the LOC105902978 gene encoding guanylyl cyclase-activating protein 2-like codes for MGQSESQEEDEQLDISAIQTLYKSFIMECPSGSLYLHEFKKIFGIKNDDSPESLYMDNLFRSFDMNGDDTLDFIEYVAALHLVLRGKLEDKLRWSFKVFDHDENGRLDKHELKRIIKIIYKMKQGKMADASGNSLTVDQVCDRLFDTIDKNGDGHISLEEFLEGAQNNPWVRNCLKLDVNPCAWVNRHQEQINGYKKPLLSSKDRLR; via the exons atgggGCAGTCGGAGTCCCAAGAAGAAGACGAACAATTGGATATCTCAGCAATACAAACTCTGTACAAAAGCTTCATTATGGAATGTCCCAGTGGCTCTTTGTATTTGCACGAATTCAAGAAAatatttggaataaaaaacgaCGACTCTCCAGAATCATTATACATGGATAATTTGTTTCGGTCATTCGATATGAACGGA GACGACACATTAGACTTCATTGAATATGTAGCTGCTCTACATCTTGTTCTGCGTGGAAAACTAGAGGATAAACTCCGATGGTCATTTAAAGTCTTTGACCACGACGAGAACGGACGTCTAGACAAACACGAGTTAAAACGGATCATTAAG ATTATTTATAAGATGAAGCAGGGGAAAATGGCTGATGCATCCGGCAATTCTCTCACTGTCGATCAAGTATGTGACCGACTGTTTGATACCATAGACAAAAACGGTGACG GTCATATTTCACTTGAGGAATTTTTGGAAGGGGCCCAAAATAACCCATGGGTGCGTAATTGCCTGAAGTTGGATGTGAACCCCTGTGCCTGGGTGAACAGGCATCAAGAACAGATCAATGGATACAAAAAGCCTTTACTGTCCTCTAAAGACAGATTACGATGA